The genomic window ACATGTATGatacaaatgaagaagaagagaagagaatttggTTGGCCTGTATTTGCTAATCTTTAGTGATGTTTGGGTGGTGGAGCAACGGTCACCGGTGGTGGTGACTTGGGGCATTGGTAGCACTTTGCGAACAGTCCGAACGTGTCGACTTGTTGTACGAAGTTAGTCACACTAGCCCAACCACCGAACCCAAAACCGACGATAAATACCCAAACGACGATGAATGTGTTGAGTACGTACATTGCAGTCCAACTCGGCATGAAAAATGGAGGTTTCTCTGCCGCATTCTGTAAATCAAGAAGAACATATGAATATGCATATCAAGCATTGCCAAATTCACAATCAACTTCAAGAGAAAGCAAACCAGACCACTAACTGGGTCGTTAAAACTTTTAAGCTACATGAGCCGTGAGTCTGTGGTGTATTTTCACAAAGCTAGCTAGATGCTTATCCGAAGAGACATATCACCTTGCTCACAAGTTAGATTTGCTACCAAGAAATCACACAACCAATTAATGCTGGCAATGACATATCCTTTCCTATCCCACACCCCATCACGTGGTTTTAGGTACCATTTACTTAAAACAATCAATCATGATGAAAACGTAGTAGTAAAACCCTAGCCCCTAGAATTTAAGACAAAAAAATTCTGCATTTAACATCAATATAATTCTAATACTGCTACACTTATATTAGctaataaaaccaaatttaagGCTTTCAATGTTTGGATTTTAGCCAGTTTCACCTCTCAAATGGACAAACGATTGAAAATTGACTAGTACTAAGAGTTGCCACTAGGCTAGACAAGTCCCTCGTTTTATACGGGCAAGGCTATGTAAGGTCCCATGGATACTTAGTCGTTTACTAAGACGCATTAGTTATGGTCAAAATCAATTGGACTAGTCATAATTGGGACCTACATCCATCCAAAAGAATTAAACCCTGAAGACAGTGCCAGTTTTGTACCCGAAAAATGGGTGTTGTTCACCATTTATGAAAAAGTTAATGGGCATGAGAAATAAGTGAGGAATTACCTGACGGGCAGAGGCTTTTCTGTAAGTGAGCATATGAGCAAGAGCTGGAATGATGTAGACAGTAAAGCTAACCAATAAAGCACCAACAGCAGAATTGATAGGACCAAAGAAGGGGAAAATGATGGCCAAGAACCAAATTGGAACCACTACTGGCAATCTAGCGAGTGCCCTTAGACATATGCTCTTTGTGTCATGCATTCCGATGACTTTCTCCCATACGAAATACAATGGAGTGCAAGCAAATCCAAATGTAATAAACTGCAACCACAATCAATAGTTTGACAGTTAACGAAAAGGATAGTACTATTGACAAATTGAGGGTGTTATTGTATTTTTGTCACTGTACCTGATGAATAAGCATGAGGATAACGGCAGCATCACGCCAACCATTCTTGGGTAAAAGTGAGAAAGCGTTGGAGTGATTTAGGAGTTGATCACCGAAAGCCCAATAAACAGCAATAGATGATGGCAAGGTTAATGTGAAGACATAGAGGGTTGCAAGTAGGTAAATGGACTTGAACTTTTGTGGCTTCCACATTGCATGCATGATTTCACTGCAGTTTCAACACCCCAACCATTAGTCACCACATAGAGCCAAGTTGAGTAAGAACAATTAATTTAAATGACCAAAATACCCCTGACTAAGTTGTCTTAAATGGAAAACTAAGTTCCCTAGGATAAGCCGATAAGGTCAAGAGAGTAGCCGACTCAAACAACTCATTACCCAGCTCAGAGTACACATTTGAGTATATATTATGCCATTGACTTTACACTAGTTTAGATCCCAAAGTTAGATTAAGCAATGACTACACATAAAATTTTTCTaatgtaaaaaaaattaaagttcaacactttagatttttttattgtagCGTTTAGGGGGAAGTGGTGGCAATTTTGTCAGTAAATCAAAAAATAGTAATCCCATGATAATTTGGTCTCCCCTAAAATGGTCAACAAAAGCTGCAATAAGAAGGAACCTAAGGTCCTAAAGCTACGACTAAGAGTCTAATTAAACAACACAAAGTGGTTTTATTTTTAAGtaaaaaacaagagaaaagaatataaacaggcttttaaCCTAAATTAATCAGTGTTTTTGTGATTAATTAAACCATGATTAATAACTACTTACACAGTAACAGCATGTCCACCAAATGTATAGAGTATGTTTGTTGCCCCAGTAAAGTATAATACCATCTTTGTTGGAGCTGTGTGGCTTACATTCTCAACCTACAAACAGAGAGGTGGAATAAAAGTTAGAAAACAACTTTTACAGCTCACACCAAACAGACCTCGACAATAAACTAACCAGACTTCAATTTTGTTCGACTGGGTGAACAAAACCCACAAAACGTTCTCAAGTTCGGGGGTGAAGGTATTGTTCACCCACATCTTTAAGCTAAAAAGTAGATACAGTTCTTTCTTCAGTAGAGAAGAAGAGATGAAATTTATACCTGGCCATGGACAACAGCAGCAATGGTCATGTACCAAGCTGTATAGGTAGTCATGCCAAGACCTAAGAATGACCAAAGTCTGTAGTTGTGGAATGAAGGTACAAACACAGTTGTTGCACAACAAGCTCCAAATATGTAAGTCCATGTCCTTTTATCCAAATGATCATTGATGTAGTAAATGTTACTGCAAACCAGCGAAACAAACAACAATTTCACATTCACAATTCAATGAATCTTGATCACTATTCActagttgttgtttttgtttctgGAAATGGAAAACAAGACTTTTACCTTGCACAAGCAATGAGTTGAATAACAGAGCCAAAGAGTAAGAAAGTACAGTTAAAAGCAAGTCCTATTGCTTTCCAATAAGGACCTAATAATCCTTCCAACACTTCAAACCACTACAAAGAAAACAGGAAAATCTATGATCAGAttttattttaaagaaaaataaatacttTGAGAAAAAATTGACTGGTTTTAATTTAGTTGTTGAGTATGTATGAGCATGAATGTGTAATGGATACCTGGATGACATGGTTCTTAAAGTTaacattttctttctcctttctaCTTCGAAACTCAACATAAAGAACACTAATAAGATATGCAGTCCAGCTACCAATAAGACCATAAAAGACTTGAAATACGATTCCTGACAGCATTCCAAGTTGAGAGAAAGAATATGGTAGTGTTAATAGAACTTGAGCTACCTGTAAAACAACACAAATGGCAGAttaattagcaaaaaaaaaaaatcattttttttagcTAATTTGGGTAATGAGGATTACTTGATTTGAAGCACAACTGAACCAAGCATCATAAACAGAACCACCATGCCAGAGGAAACTCTTGAAATTAAAACCAGAATCATGATCATGTTCATGAGTTACTTCTTTTGTTGATTCTGCCCCACCATTCTCTGTTTCATTGTAATTTGATGATACTATTGGACCTTCTTCACCTTTCTGAGGTTGCATTTTGGATctgaaaaacaacaaaatcacAGTCAATTAGTCAAATTCAAGTAAAACCCATTTCTCTACATCATCATTAGATCTAACACAACAAGTTAAAAAAATCAGAAACAGAAAAGAAAACTGACCAGAAGATAGAAAAAAGAACAATATCTCTGTTTTCCTCCTCCTTCTGAGAAAGCAAGTATCTTTGGTTTTTAAATAGGGGGATTTCTGGTCTTTGGTTTGAATGAACAAAATGCGTGGACTTAATTCCGGAAAAGAAGGGTTTTTTTGATGTATGTATCTCGTGTTTGTGTGAGAGAGAAATTAAAACTGTAGAGTAATCGCCATTGGATGTATCGGACAGCAATGTTCAGAAGCGTTTAATAAGAATTGCagcagagaaagaaaagaaagaagaaaagcttTTAATGCTCTTCACTCTGTGTAACTGCAAAAACAACTCCGTTTTCGTTTTTGACACTCTCTGCAAAGACGGCACAACTCAGAGCCTAGAGACAAGGAAACTTCTTAGTTTTGATTCTTTAAATGGGTTAATTAAGTTTCCCAGAGATGAACAGAGAGTATAGGAGTCTCTGGACTATAGGGTTTGTTTGTTTCCCTGTTTGAAGATTTTTGATAAGAGAAGGTATTTTCTGATGATaacaaaaaaacaagaagatggaaACACAGAAATGCTTTTATAGAGTGAAAATCCTTCCAAACggctcaaaacaaacaaaaagaatttttttaattaaataaattataagAATATTAATCATTATTAACTAATTATTAAAAAAATGAGAAAAGAAATCAGTGTGAACAAAAACAGTAAAAAGCAGAAACAAAAattttcttccttttatttttttcttactgTGTCTGTCGATCGATAAATGGCGCTGTAAATTCCTTGTTTTTGACAAGAAATTagaggaaaaataataatttattttccTTAAATTGTACAGGTTTAAATGAAAGGCCTAGTATAGGCTTCTTCATCTGTATTTTTTTCTAACTAGGGTCAGCTAATAAATCTCCCCCGCCGTAAATATTTATGATTTTcgtactttttttctttttatttttgactttTAGCTTAAAACTCTTTCTACTGCCTGGCTTAATTATGTTGCACCAAACAGGACCCACCATTATAACGCCCCTTCGTCTATTTAAAGCTAGCATGCGCACTAGAGTATTTTACAGTCGAGTCAATCCTCATCAACAAATTTCGCTATCTTAGTAAAACAGCAAACTCGCTGCATGATATCTTGTGATCTGCTTTTTCAAATCATTACTTGGGTTATGGTTTGACGGTGGGGTCGCCTAGACGGTATATTTCTGCGTGGGACCCGTTTAGGATGGATTCATCTGGTTTTAAGGATGATGAAGGTTGTCAAACAGGTGGGTCCTCTAATGTAGGACCGTTGAAAAATAGGTTACGAAACATTTTGCTGTAATATCATGTGTATTTATGTACTTGGTATTTGTATGATTTTTTTTGTCCACTTTAAGTTCAGTTTTTTTATACACATTTTTTTCAATTATCAGTATGTGACCATTAGGTTGGACTTATTACCCTTCTATCATTGGGTATTTGAGGTTCTAAAGTTAGGGTACCCAAAAATATTTGGACCATGTCTTTTTCCCTACACGGCCCTGAAATTCAGTTTATGGTGCTCGGAACTCTTGCACTAGCCACTAGGTGTGCTAATAGCAATTCACAACTAGATTTTTTTTCGGCTCAAGTTTGAGTGCAATGATCGGATCATTGCTGAAACACGTGCTATATACAATATGAAATCATTTAATATATAATTAAATGAGACATTATCACAAGAATTTAATTATACAACATATAAtttaaaaaaatttcaaataaaattaacaaatttattcaataaAACGAAATAgcccatcaaatataaaattggattatTGTCGTGTAAATTAAGGTTCTAGTTAAATATAAGTGAAGATATTATAACTacgatattgaaatatattttccaaatattaaggTATTATATGTATTGTCATAAATAAACCAGCATAAAATGTTAAAAACTAGTTAGAATAGTGGCTCTTTTACGAAATATACAAAATGTGATATATTATGCCTTGTTATATGGTGTATTTGTACatgttatgacgtgctttcttaacgtgctgGGCTGGGTtgggccacgtgcttatccgtgcCGCGTGCTGTGCTGTGCTAATGTGCCAATTAGTCAAACCCAACACGCCCCATTTAACTAACATGCTGTGTCGTGCTGGGTTATGCTCA from Papaver somniferum cultivar HN1 unplaced genomic scaffold, ASM357369v1 unplaced-scaffold_19, whole genome shotgun sequence includes these protein-coding regions:
- the LOC113338333 gene encoding auxin transporter-like protein 4, with amino-acid sequence MQPQKGEEGPIVSSNYNETENGGAESTKEVTHEHDHDSGFNFKSFLWHGGSVYDAWFSCASNQVAQVLLTLPYSFSQLGMLSGIVFQVFYGLIGSWTAYLISVLYVEFRSRKEKENVNFKNHVIQWFEVLEGLLGPYWKAIGLAFNCTFLLFGSVIQLIACASNIYYINDHLDKRTWTYIFGACCATTVFVPSFHNYRLWSFLGLGMTTYTAWYMTIAAVVHGQVENVSHTAPTKMVLYFTGATNILYTFGGHAVTVEIMHAMWKPQKFKSIYLLATLYVFTLTLPSSIAVYWAFGDQLLNHSNAFSLLPKNGWRDAAVILMLIHQFITFGFACTPLYFVWEKVIGMHDTKSICLRALARLPVVVPIWFLAIIFPFFGPINSAVGALLVSFTVYIIPALAHMLTYRKASARQNAAEKPPFFMPSWTAMYVLNTFIVVWVFIVGFGFGGWASVTNFVQQVDTFGLFAKCYQCPKSPPPVTVAPPPKHH